One window of Isachenkonia alkalipeptolytica genomic DNA carries:
- a CDS encoding competence protein CoiA family protein, with protein sequence MLTANFKNEQYYSLDEDWHGRKEEMRKLLNNKAVCPLCKEPVICKFGDEKIHHFAHSQKGNCPSINDTEKHMKGVGLLYQNFLTNIDQYGLSHVSVNRVFEEEQFVADLELEFRNGKRLIIEYYGGHLKKKEIKKRNDYYEKNNIQIIWVIDSDYLEYIDDCIKLKPIFRKMKKINEVDKFYIGSWRTLILEEGLISELPNKDMASGTIIYFNAEEVKVSISRALSDTHHTGLFYPRKIIEGSLSDARITTDQETFYFEEEIELGLAFKKAKVKLQELEDARKLQRKRDEEIRRMTFEKDEVNLHNNQRLKDHTNGKWNGKWKENEGVHNIHAEKSKEELKKEVESKWFHCRRCGELKKEKEMYTYSFGSKAGVCNACGIKR encoded by the coding sequence GTGTTAACGGCTAATTTCAAAAACGAACAATACTACTCCCTTGATGAGGATTGGCATGGTCGTAAGGAAGAAATGCGAAAGCTTCTAAACAATAAAGCAGTATGTCCTCTATGTAAAGAACCGGTAATCTGTAAATTTGGAGATGAGAAGATCCATCACTTTGCCCATAGTCAAAAAGGGAATTGTCCCAGCATCAACGACACTGAAAAGCATATGAAAGGTGTAGGTTTGTTGTATCAAAACTTCCTTACCAATATTGATCAATATGGATTAAGTCACGTCAGTGTGAATCGCGTTTTTGAAGAGGAGCAATTTGTTGCGGATCTTGAACTTGAATTTAGAAATGGGAAACGGTTAATCATTGAGTACTATGGTGGTCACCTTAAGAAAAAAGAGATAAAGAAAAGAAATGACTATTATGAAAAAAACAATATACAGATTATCTGGGTCATCGATTCAGACTACTTGGAATACATAGATGATTGTATAAAACTCAAACCAATCTTTAGAAAAATGAAGAAAATAAATGAAGTTGACAAGTTTTATATTGGAAGCTGGAGAACTTTAATACTAGAAGAAGGACTCATTTCAGAGCTCCCTAATAAAGATATGGCATCCGGTACTATAATTTATTTCAATGCAGAGGAAGTTAAAGTTAGTATTTCCCGAGCCCTTTCGGATACTCATCACACCGGATTATTCTATCCCCGCAAAATAATAGAAGGAAGTCTTTCGGATGCTAGAATTACAACTGATCAAGAAACTTTTTACTTCGAAGAAGAAATAGAATTAGGATTGGCATTTAAAAAAGCGAAAGTTAAGCTTCAAGAGTTAGAGGACGCGAGGAAACTGCAACGCAAAAGAGATGAAGAGATAAGAAGAATGACCTTTGAGAAAGATGAAGTAAATTTACATAATAATCAGCGATTAAAAGATCACACGAACGGTAAATGGAATGGAAAATGGAAAGAGAATGAGGGAGTTCATAATATCCATGCAGAGAAGAGTAAAGAAGAGTTAAAAAAAGAAGTAGAAAGCAAATGGTTCCATTGTAGACGGTGCGGCGAGCTGAAAAAAGAAAAGGAGATGTATACGTACTCTTTTGGAAGTAAAGCGGGCGTCTGTAATGCTTGTGGAATTAAAAGATAA
- a CDS encoding DUF6884 domain-containing protein, with amino-acid sequence MKIALLSCTSMKKDYSCRAAEMYSESPRFKLAYEYAKNIADSVFIFSAKHGLIAEDEIIEPYNETLTEKSSQERRDWAKNVLLDLEKVSDVERDEFFIVAGTKYHEYLTPYIKNYHLPLKGKSLGNWIPELKRLIKDDEISSQGEELHRMFNEAVPLHWNEIDKLPYNNGIYIMFERGELYKGRNRIVRIGTHLRPDRLIKRLKNHSINKNANGSIFRKNIGRALLHKKEDPYLKIWDKNTSDKEIKEEYNHLIDKKKEKELEEIISDYLKNNITFVCFPVNTEKERLRLEEGMISVLNHTEDFQPSTSWLGLSSPVEEIKSSGLWNCNGLNGALLTDEEMKRIQWLFNSQSEEPGYPSKEPLIKTIDEPEKVVVVEENKSMKQKKKTDTKVTAHDIREYIEKLFDEARESGYPYLDLVSGDIHKQLNMKDSMPSVCSVMYQKIKDGDEILHRTPSGYSSTIKIRYFV; translated from the coding sequence ATGAAAATCGCCTTACTATCCTGTACTAGCATGAAAAAGGATTATAGCTGTAGAGCAGCTGAAATGTATTCCGAAAGCCCACGATTTAAGTTAGCATATGAATACGCTAAAAATATTGCAGACAGTGTGTTCATTTTTTCTGCAAAACATGGATTGATCGCGGAAGACGAAATTATTGAACCCTATAATGAAACGCTAACAGAAAAAAGCAGCCAAGAAAGACGAGATTGGGCGAAAAATGTTTTGCTTGACTTAGAAAAGGTTTCAGATGTAGAAAGGGATGAGTTTTTCATCGTTGCCGGTACCAAATACCACGAATATCTCACGCCTTATATTAAAAATTATCATTTGCCGCTGAAAGGAAAATCTCTAGGTAATTGGATTCCGGAACTGAAACGGCTGATAAAAGATGATGAGATAAGTAGTCAAGGCGAAGAGCTTCACAGAATGTTTAATGAAGCGGTTCCATTACACTGGAATGAGATTGATAAGCTTCCCTATAACAATGGTATTTATATTATGTTTGAGCGAGGAGAGCTTTACAAGGGACGTAATCGTATTGTTAGGATCGGAACCCATCTAAGGCCGGATCGGTTAATTAAACGACTGAAAAATCATTCCATCAATAAAAACGCCAATGGAAGTATATTTAGAAAAAACATTGGTAGAGCCTTGCTTCATAAAAAGGAGGATCCTTATTTAAAAATATGGGATAAGAATACTTCCGATAAAGAGATAAAAGAGGAGTATAATCACTTAATTGATAAGAAAAAAGAAAAAGAACTAGAAGAGATCATTAGTGATTATTTAAAAAACAACATAACCTTTGTTTGTTTTCCAGTAAATACGGAAAAAGAGCGACTTCGTTTAGAAGAGGGGATGATTTCGGTACTAAATCATACCGAGGATTTTCAACCTTCCACTAGCTGGTTAGGCCTAAGTAGTCCGGTAGAAGAGATAAAATCCAGCGGGTTATGGAACTGTAATGGATTGAACGGAGCATTATTAACGGATGAAGAAATGAAAAGGATCCAATGGTTATTCAATAGCCAGTCCGAAGAACCAGGGTATCCATCTAAAGAGCCCTTGATAAAAACTATAGATGAACCGGAGAAAGTAGTAGTTGTAGAGGAAAATAAAAGTATGAAACAAAAAAAGAAAACAGACACAAAAGTAACCGCCCATGATATCAGGGAATATATTGAGAAACTATTTGATGAGGCGAGGGAAAGTGGCTATCCTTATTTAGATCTTGTATCTGGGGACATTCATAAACAACTTAATATGAAAGATAGCATGCCTTCAGTGTGTAGCGTGATGTATCAAAAGATAAAGGACGGGGATGAAATACTTCATAGGACACCCAGTGGTTATAGCTCAACGATAAAAATTCGGTACTTTGTTTAA
- a CDS encoding AAA family ATPase: MFKYVSSIKFNGFRIFESGEIKLGKMITAIAGKNAVGKSTILGMLGNSVQLEKTNDLTKRQFKTDFSDIFKGSSKFDKSGSDKFSVYFSNKENDEYIDYRDFRIAWQQNETRFRVIPKKELKNDKVTEAKVKHPVIYLGLSRLYPIGEAKDEDIQAKESTFQNEDEKQWFWENYKKILTLIGKHDFENLKSVNYSKASKNGTGINTSSYDYLTNSAGQDNLGQILLTVLAFARLKEMLREEYEGGLVLIDEIDATLHPLAQLKLLDFMSEQARKLNLQFVFTTHSLSLLETISEKTLNNNLDKNNNIEIAYLTTDNESLEIMMSPSYSIIESDMLLKMEIHSRRKLEVIVEDDEAAWLLEKLLAKYLDHIKIKSAQMGCDYLMSMAKLSHKHFSKVLFMLDGDYQKQFPRGFHFMLLPGQDNNFNPEKLLYNFIIELPGDHEFFKPTATGAPTKNYYVQNPPTIFDGEKLRDKEKKWFNDHKAVFNDYDLVDYWILYNSEEYDKFIAEFVKCFNNLADILKIPKISQR; encoded by the coding sequence ATGTTTAAGTATGTCAGCTCTATTAAGTTTAATGGCTTTCGTATATTTGAGTCAGGAGAAATTAAGCTCGGTAAGATGATTACGGCTATTGCTGGGAAAAATGCTGTAGGCAAATCTACTATTTTGGGGATGCTTGGAAACTCTGTGCAGCTGGAAAAGACAAATGATTTAACAAAAAGACAATTCAAGACAGACTTCAGTGATATATTCAAAGGATCTAGTAAATTTGACAAATCTGGATCAGATAAATTTTCAGTCTACTTTAGTAATAAAGAAAATGATGAATATATTGATTACAGAGACTTTAGAATTGCTTGGCAGCAAAACGAAACTCGCTTTCGAGTAATCCCCAAAAAAGAGTTAAAGAATGATAAAGTAACTGAAGCAAAAGTTAAACATCCGGTAATATACTTAGGTTTAAGTCGTCTGTACCCTATTGGCGAAGCAAAGGATGAGGATATACAAGCAAAAGAAAGTACATTCCAAAATGAAGATGAGAAGCAATGGTTTTGGGAGAATTATAAAAAAATATTAACTTTAATAGGAAAACATGATTTTGAAAACTTAAAATCCGTAAATTACTCAAAGGCTTCCAAAAATGGAACAGGTATAAACACGTCCAGTTATGATTATTTGACTAATTCAGCGGGACAAGATAATCTTGGTCAAATTCTACTTACTGTATTAGCCTTTGCTCGATTAAAGGAGATGCTTAGAGAAGAATACGAGGGAGGCTTGGTTCTTATTGATGAAATAGATGCCACCCTTCATCCACTTGCGCAATTAAAATTATTAGATTTTATGAGCGAACAAGCTAGAAAATTAAATCTACAGTTTGTTTTCACAACTCATAGCCTTTCTTTGTTAGAGACAATTAGTGAAAAAACCCTAAATAATAATTTGGATAAAAATAACAATATTGAGATAGCATACCTTACAACAGATAATGAATCTCTAGAAATTATGATGAGCCCATCTTATAGTATCATTGAGTCGGATATGTTGTTAAAAATGGAAATTCATAGTCGGCGGAAATTGGAAGTCATTGTAGAAGATGATGAAGCTGCTTGGCTTCTTGAAAAACTACTAGCTAAATACCTTGACCATATTAAAATTAAATCGGCTCAAATGGGTTGTGATTATCTTATGTCAATGGCTAAGCTATCACACAAACATTTTTCCAAAGTGCTTTTTATGTTGGATGGAGATTATCAAAAGCAATTTCCTCGAGGATTTCATTTCATGCTTCTTCCTGGCCAAGATAATAACTTTAATCCAGAAAAATTATTATATAACTTTATAATTGAGTTACCTGGTGATCATGAATTTTTTAAGCCGACTGCAACAGGCGCACCAACCAAAAATTATTATGTTCAAAATCCACCAACGATATTTGATGGCGAAAAGCTTAGAGACAAAGAAAAAAAATGGTTTAATGATCACAAAGCAGTTTTTAATGATTACGATCTTGTTGATTATTGGATTCTATATAATAGTGAGGAATACGACAAGTTCATTGCTGAATTTGTTAAGTGCTTTAATAATCTAGCGGATATATTAAAAATCCCGAAAATAAGTCAAAGATGA
- a CDS encoding SNF2-related protein produces MFNVFSKVKNIIMQFFHERAEAKRLREEEIRRLAAEREQKRIKREREFQERINELDEVEKLFDKSLEIMGNHQNNKRKIKSNYEGNLNDQVRQKLKKIPIEKLSDIEKGIRISALKKASFTNLDQLIRETTYGIRQIHGIGEDNKRKILNAANKIKETIHNETHLVINLRDDRYYTRELVRLIFLIRKNDKMIEKIRDRIAKKRNKITTSITYCRKIQNPQVWEDEMETEGSVLFCEYNKVHVFRQSMEYREWNHENAQYLYDGDIEMESVWDDFEKNSIAYYSTIEKITGNAVANVENTGGIPDSLSKKIENIVLDISKLKVELRQYQTFGVKYSLTQKKVLIGDEMGLGKTIEAIAVMAHLSSNKHTHFLAVVPTSVLINWEREVAQHSKLETYKLHGNERKRKLRQWIDNGGVGITTYGTLGSLGIPHDISIDCLVVDEAHYIKNSDTKRTKAVMGVIDNCDYIMFMSGTPLENNLEEMKNLIGILNPRIINNLNSFETIIQVDTFKSKIAEVYLRRNRNDVLKELPDKQEINEWSHFDVYAKKDYFAAVNSSKFMSMRRAAWSSSESNKLKRLLEICKEAENNERKIVIFSYFRDVINIIHETLKDNTYTPITGDVSSKKRQEIIDAFSENKERNILISQVEAGGIGLNIQAASVVILCEPQLKPSIEEQAISRVYRMGQTRKVMVHRLLTENSVDERIMDILTEKQEVFDSYAKHSDAAELNTQDENSIHEEKINTIIKLEKERIGSEIG; encoded by the coding sequence ATGTTTAATGTTTTCTCTAAGGTAAAAAATATAATAATGCAATTTTTTCATGAGCGAGCAGAAGCAAAAAGGTTAAGAGAAGAAGAGATCAGAAGATTAGCAGCTGAACGAGAACAAAAAAGAATTAAAAGAGAGAGAGAATTTCAAGAAAGGATAAATGAATTAGATGAGGTAGAAAAATTATTTGATAAATCACTGGAAATAATGGGAAATCATCAAAATAACAAAAGAAAAATAAAAAGCAATTATGAAGGCAATCTTAACGATCAAGTTAGACAGAAGTTAAAAAAAATACCAATAGAAAAACTTAGCGATATAGAAAAAGGTATAAGAATTTCTGCGCTTAAAAAGGCTTCTTTTACTAATTTAGATCAACTTATAAGAGAAACCACCTATGGCATACGTCAGATACATGGGATAGGAGAGGATAATAAAAGAAAAATATTAAATGCTGCTAATAAAATCAAAGAAACAATACATAATGAAACCCATCTTGTTATCAATTTAAGAGATGATAGATATTATACGCGTGAACTTGTTAGATTAATATTTTTAATCCGAAAAAATGATAAAATGATAGAGAAAATTAGAGATAGAATTGCTAAGAAAAGAAATAAGATTACAACAAGTATTACTTATTGCAGAAAGATTCAAAACCCACAAGTTTGGGAAGATGAAATGGAAACGGAAGGATCTGTACTTTTTTGTGAATATAACAAAGTACATGTTTTTAGACAATCTATGGAATACCGGGAATGGAATCATGAGAATGCTCAATATTTGTATGACGGGGATATTGAAATGGAAAGTGTTTGGGATGATTTTGAAAAAAACTCAATAGCATATTATTCGACTATAGAAAAAATCACAGGAAATGCCGTTGCTAATGTAGAAAATACTGGGGGTATTCCAGATAGTCTGAGTAAAAAAATTGAGAATATCGTGCTGGATATTTCAAAACTAAAAGTAGAATTAAGACAATACCAAACTTTTGGAGTGAAGTACAGCTTAACTCAAAAGAAAGTTTTAATTGGAGATGAGATGGGTCTAGGAAAAACCATAGAAGCAATTGCAGTAATGGCTCATCTATCTTCAAATAAGCATACCCACTTTCTAGCGGTGGTTCCAACAAGTGTATTGATAAATTGGGAAAGAGAGGTTGCTCAACATAGTAAATTAGAAACGTATAAGTTGCATGGAAATGAACGTAAACGAAAACTGCGACAATGGATAGATAATGGCGGGGTCGGTATCACAACCTACGGCACGCTTGGAAGTCTCGGTATACCCCATGATATTAGCATTGACTGTCTGGTTGTTGATGAAGCTCATTATATAAAAAATTCAGATACAAAGCGTACTAAAGCAGTGATGGGAGTTATAGACAATTGCGATTACATTATGTTCATGTCTGGAACACCTTTAGAAAATAATCTAGAAGAAATGAAAAATTTGATTGGAATTCTGAACCCTAGAATTATAAATAACTTAAATAGTTTCGAAACAATTATCCAGGTTGATACATTTAAAAGTAAAATAGCAGAAGTGTATTTAAGAAGAAATAGAAACGATGTATTAAAAGAACTTCCAGATAAACAGGAGATAAATGAATGGTCCCATTTTGATGTTTATGCTAAAAAAGATTACTTTGCTGCGGTTAACTCATCCAAATTTATGAGTATGAGACGAGCAGCTTGGAGTAGCAGTGAATCAAATAAACTAAAGCGGTTATTGGAAATCTGTAAAGAAGCAGAAAATAATGAAAGAAAGATCGTTATCTTCTCGTATTTTAGAGATGTAATAAATATTATTCATGAAACGCTGAAAGATAATACCTATACGCCTATAACAGGAGATGTGTCATCAAAGAAAAGACAAGAGATTATTGATGCATTCAGTGAGAATAAGGAACGAAATATACTAATCTCGCAAGTGGAAGCTGGAGGTATTGGATTGAATATACAAGCAGCAAGTGTGGTTATTTTATGCGAGCCCCAATTAAAACCATCCATTGAAGAACAGGCAATAAGTCGTGTTTACCGTATGGGTCAAACAAGGAAAGTAATGGTGCATAGACTTTTAACAGAAAATAGTGTAGACGAGAGAATCATGGATATTTTAACTGAAAAACAAGAAGTATTTGATTCCTATGCAAAACATTCGGATGCTGCAGAACTCAACACACAGGATGAGAATAGTATTCATGAAGAAAAAATCAATACAATAATTAAATTGGAGAAAGAAAGGATCGGTAGTGAAATAGGTTAA
- a CDS encoding PDDEXK-like family protein codes for MAVEIEGINSLESSMKVLDKIVGYLPERKKKTKTIPSIFSKSYDENFISDFLAYILDPNINGIGNDPLVKLIENYCGDDEELLKILDLKECNTIEVTREFTFRNKRRLDILIQINNELIIAIENKVFSNESENQTLSYTNSIHEKFPEHKYLFLYLTPAGKIPASKDFQPISYSQLADVLKRVTFDYREGIRENVIFQEFILHVEEYIMGKSRDKISEHTKLYLEYEDTINKLKSAHDEDAKVVFEEFEELVEQLFKDDETWVYNLKHDRGYQQIYKKHWNRKGLFIHHEFLISSKNILTENNLQYMIDVEGKDKEKFFALFHEEYEKIWDSYYENGFKYRPDKRGIAIIYKEIGNPFRLDSEDENKMIEELSNWKIIEEAIEKALSNY; via the coding sequence ATGGCAGTAGAAATAGAGGGAATCAATAGCCTTGAAAGCTCGATGAAAGTATTGGACAAAATAGTTGGCTATTTACCCGAAAGGAAGAAAAAAACCAAAACTATTCCTAGTATTTTTAGCAAAAGCTATGATGAAAATTTTATTAGTGATTTTCTGGCTTATATTTTAGATCCCAATATAAATGGGATAGGTAATGACCCTTTAGTAAAGTTGATAGAAAACTATTGTGGCGATGATGAAGAACTCTTGAAAATTCTGGATTTAAAAGAATGTAATACCATAGAAGTAACAAGAGAGTTTACATTTCGAAATAAAAGACGTTTAGATATTTTAATTCAAATCAATAATGAACTAATTATCGCAATTGAAAACAAAGTGTTCTCTAATGAATCAGAGAATCAAACCTTAAGTTATACGAATAGTATTCATGAGAAATTTCCGGAGCATAAGTATCTATTTCTGTATTTGACACCTGCTGGAAAAATACCAGCTTCAAAGGATTTTCAGCCAATTTCTTACAGTCAATTAGCTGATGTTCTAAAGAGGGTAACTTTTGATTATAGAGAAGGTATCAGAGAGAATGTGATTTTTCAAGAATTTATCTTACATGTGGAGGAATATATAATGGGCAAAAGTCGAGATAAGATTTCAGAACATACTAAACTATACTTGGAGTATGAAGATACGATTAATAAACTCAAAAGTGCACATGATGAAGACGCGAAGGTAGTTTTTGAAGAATTCGAAGAGTTGGTTGAACAATTATTTAAGGATGATGAAACATGGGTCTATAATTTGAAACATGATAGAGGCTATCAACAAATATATAAGAAACATTGGAATCGAAAGGGTCTTTTTATACACCATGAGTTCCTTATATCTAGTAAAAATATTTTAACGGAAAATAATCTCCAATATATGATCGATGTGGAAGGAAAGGATAAAGAGAAATTTTTCGCTCTGTTTCATGAAGAATATGAGAAAATATGGGATAGTTATTATGAAAATGGTTTTAAATATCGACCAGATAAACGAGGCATTGCAATAATTTATAAAGAAATTGGGAATCCCTTTAGGCTGGATTCTGAGGATGAAAATAAAATGATTGAAGAATTAAGCAACTGGAAAATTATTGAGGAGGCCATTGAAAAAGCTCTAAGTAATTATTAG
- a CDS encoding AAA family ATPase produces the protein MIKVADVLYNKKGNKLIVDHLEDDKIIATEIVHFTVTSNDGKRVEEKEGKRYQEYYRKNIGTVIFFEKEDIEKKKIYNDVRYQFNKENITTHYEEKKSKRLNEIISEAPEGEIVEQEDVDCIVAKYYHKLQNLKEEKQLYEETRVDFFGRIDLLTDYYKKGYEDFWRNDYHEKFYVTKASVGFTYKNNQFINWRAPQASLFYENEKLNFNRDKMFRTATPIEAAKLDRSLVYESTVMLKRRFTRNPFDFSDLYIMGDGFYSEGSADPFLMEVLADHRKNHKLSDIIKSIQSNQNKIIRSDPEKNIVVQGCAGSGKTMILLHRLSYLKYNEFLPPENKIKIITPSTYFDKFINDVTHVLDIQHVKKQSLNVYYKEAMYKYLKTLNYTKKNDVNGKTTNELEIKYNKIVNDRLRKIEAVNDETHPPEYEAFCYSDNAMTELKNEYDKFKAYITKDAGVDFSENLMENFGVNINSKNILLKTKVDNSLQFMRHDIKTYLLKLKSEYESVVKLLEDKNAMFKEMHKLHSAVLVLNDLAGSITDLSIRFKNLEKDSFKIFNEIETLKGLKDSARHKDKMLILNKDEMNRMISETKDRINNLRTENKLIAVKSLKGNKLRRLFENLKLTINDKRIEQKEEKIKEYSMEKREKEGKIINGFYSELREIDNNLTINYVTKDYCELTLEKVISEKIETFKLQHGIGKGDHESDELKDVIQEKKVEKIDILVTEILKQSRLLDQIKGIVYSIGSLESKGEVSCDSLKYLAKIEKIQRDTKNLKNISKKFLVSRNDNIEIDEENLVVLMEIIDGLNQDLQRFSGDSKNDCDVVEEEIKTTKIRVEVIENKIISVNEIINTVQYQKKLSKANLLLIDTFEKVLDKFRNRFGVLSNSLISGKHELFLLLFWMHKYFGVNKNPDGFLFIDEGQDLNVRDYELLRNVNGDEMKLNIFGDKNQKINTIGLESWDVLLENFEANYYEINENYRNTAQINDFINQIFGYDFRSIGMEGPEVKHIEKSDIAENVKEEMEKDQNTRIALIYNDKRQFNEYDLGFLKSFHNVTIAESFKVKGVEFDAVFVFDQNMSRNQKYIAYTRALDSLFIVS, from the coding sequence ATGATAAAGGTAGCCGATGTTCTCTACAATAAAAAAGGTAATAAATTGATTGTTGATCATCTAGAGGATGACAAAATTATCGCTACAGAAATCGTTCATTTTACTGTTACGAGCAATGATGGTAAAAGAGTTGAAGAAAAGGAAGGCAAAAGATATCAAGAGTACTATAGAAAAAACATAGGTACTGTAATCTTCTTTGAGAAAGAAGATATCGAAAAAAAGAAAATTTATAATGATGTTCGCTATCAGTTCAACAAGGAAAATATCACTACTCACTATGAAGAAAAAAAAAGCAAAAGGCTTAATGAAATTATAAGCGAAGCGCCAGAAGGAGAAATCGTAGAACAAGAGGATGTGGATTGTATTGTTGCTAAATACTACCATAAACTTCAAAATTTAAAGGAAGAGAAACAATTATATGAAGAGACTAGAGTCGATTTCTTTGGGAGAATTGATTTATTAACTGACTACTATAAAAAGGGTTATGAAGATTTTTGGCGCAATGACTATCATGAAAAGTTCTATGTAACAAAAGCTTCAGTAGGTTTCACTTATAAAAATAATCAATTCATTAATTGGAGAGCACCACAGGCAAGCTTATTTTATGAAAATGAAAAATTAAACTTTAATCGTGATAAAATGTTTCGAACTGCGACACCAATAGAAGCGGCAAAATTAGATAGATCCCTAGTATATGAGTCTACAGTGATGCTCAAAAGAAGATTCACAAGAAATCCTTTTGATTTTTCTGATCTTTACATAATGGGTGATGGCTTTTACAGCGAAGGTTCTGCAGATCCATTTTTAATGGAAGTGTTGGCGGATCATAGGAAAAATCATAAACTAAGTGACATCATAAAGTCTATTCAATCGAATCAAAATAAAATCATCAGGAGCGATCCTGAGAAAAACATAGTTGTTCAAGGATGTGCAGGATCAGGTAAGACTATGATTTTACTGCATCGATTGTCTTATTTAAAATACAACGAGTTTTTACCTCCTGAGAATAAAATAAAAATTATAACGCCAAGTACTTATTTTGATAAGTTCATTAATGATGTCACCCATGTGTTGGATATCCAACATGTTAAGAAACAATCATTGAATGTTTATTATAAAGAGGCTATGTATAAATATCTTAAAACACTGAATTATACTAAGAAAAATGATGTTAATGGGAAAACAACCAATGAACTAGAAATAAAGTATAATAAGATAGTCAATGATAGACTACGGAAAATTGAAGCAGTTAATGATGAAACCCACCCCCCGGAATATGAGGCATTTTGCTATTCTGATAATGCGATGACTGAACTAAAGAATGAATATGATAAATTCAAAGCATATATAACTAAAGATGCTGGTGTAGATTTCTCAGAAAATTTAATGGAGAATTTCGGAGTAAATATAAATAGTAAAAATATACTCTTAAAAACAAAAGTAGATAACTCGTTGCAGTTTATGCGCCATGACATTAAAACTTATTTATTGAAACTTAAAAGTGAATATGAAAGCGTAGTAAAATTATTGGAGGATAAAAATGCAATGTTTAAAGAGATGCACAAGCTACATAGTGCAGTATTAGTTTTGAACGATTTAGCAGGCTCCATCACTGATTTAAGTATCAGGTTTAAAAATTTAGAGAAGGATAGTTTTAAAATATTTAATGAGATAGAAACCTTGAAAGGACTAAAAGACAGTGCAAGACATAAAGATAAAATGCTTATACTTAACAAAGATGAGATGAATAGAATGATATCGGAAACCAAGGACAGAATTAATAATTTACGCACTGAAAACAAATTAATAGCAGTAAAGAGCCTAAAAGGTAACAAACTAAGGCGCTTATTTGAAAACTTAAAATTAACGATTAACGATAAAAGAATAGAGCAAAAAGAAGAAAAGATTAAAGAGTATTCAATGGAAAAAAGAGAAAAGGAAGGAAAAATTATTAATGGATTTTACTCTGAACTTAGAGAAATCGATAATAACCTAACGATAAACTACGTAACTAAAGATTATTGTGAATTGACTTTAGAAAAAGTAATAAGTGAAAAGATTGAAACATTCAAATTACAACATGGCATAGGAAAAGGAGATCATGAGAGTGATGAACTGAAAGATGTAATACAAGAAAAAAAAGTAGAGAAGATAGACATCTTAGTTACTGAAATTTTAAAACAATCGAGATTGCTTGATCAAATAAAGGGGATAGTATATAGTATTGGATCTCTGGAATCAAAAGGAGAAGTAAGCTGTGACAGCTTAAAATATCTTGCCAAGATTGAAAAAATACAGAGAGATACAAAAAATCTAAAGAATATTTCAAAGAAATTTTTAGTCTCCCGAAATGATAATATAGAAATCGACGAAGAAAATCTCGTAGTTTTAATGGAGATCATAGATGGGTTAAATCAAGATTTACAGAGGTTTAGTGGAGATTCAAAAAATGATTGTGATGTAGTCGAAGAAGAAATTAAAACAACAAAAATTAGAGTAGAGGTTATTGAAAATAAAATCATTTCGGTAAACGAAATCATAAATACCGTTCAATATCAAAAAAAGTTGAGTAAAGCTAATTTGCTGCTAATAGATACGTTTGAGAAAGTTTTAGATAAATTTAGGAATCGTTTTGGAGTATTGTCCAATTCCTTAATATCCGGTAAACATGAATTATTCCTATTATTATTTTGGATGCATAAATATTTTGGTGTTAATAAAAATCCCGATGGGTTTCTTTTTATCGACGAAGGACAGGATCTTAATGTCCGAGATTATGAGTTACTACGTAATGTTAATGGCGATGAAATGAAATTAAATATTTTTGGCGATAAGAATCAGAAAATCAACACTATAGGCCTGGAAAGTTGGGATGTATTATTGGAAAATTTTGAAGCCAATTACTATGAGATTAATGAAAACTATAGAAATACAGCCCAAATCAATGATTTCATAAATCAGATATTCGGTTATGATTTTCGGTCTATCGGTATGGAAGGTCCTGAGGTGAAACATATCGAAAAAAGTGATATAGCTGAGAATGTCAAAGAGGAGATGGAAAAGGACCAAAATACTAGAATTGCATTAATATATAATGATAAGCGGCAGTTTAACGAATATGATCTAGGATTTCTCAAATCATTTCATAATGTGACTATAGCAGAGTCATTTAAAGTTAAAGGCGTGGAGTTCGATGCAGTGTTTGTTTTTGATCAAAATATGAGTCGAAATCAAAAATATATAGCTTATACCAGAGCACTAGACTCATTATTTATAGTAAGTTAA